Proteins from a genomic interval of Flammeovirgaceae bacterium SG7u.111:
- a CDS encoding fumarylacetoacetate hydrolase family protein, which yields MKIIGIGKNYVNEMSEKPEGEVTPLIFTKPDSSLLENDEDLVLPSISDDVWYEVEIAFRVGKKCKGVKAADALDYIDALTVANDLTAKDVLKKSREPNKGPWALAKGFDGATPIAAFQPVSDFADLNDINFSLTVNGVEKQKGNTSLMITSLAKLIEYVSAYMTLNPGDILLTGTPAHGVEKINSGDLMEGYLEGKKLLVTKVK from the coding sequence ATGAAAATTATAGGAATTGGAAAAAACTATGTGAACGAGATGAGTGAAAAGCCAGAAGGCGAAGTAACCCCATTGATCTTCACAAAACCTGATTCATCGCTCTTAGAGAATGACGAAGATTTAGTCCTCCCTTCTATCTCAGACGACGTTTGGTACGAAGTAGAAATTGCCTTTAGGGTAGGAAAAAAATGTAAAGGTGTAAAAGCGGCTGATGCACTTGATTACATCGACGCCCTCACGGTTGCCAATGACCTTACGGCAAAAGATGTGTTGAAGAAGAGCCGCGAGCCTAACAAAGGACCTTGGGCTTTGGCAAAAGGCTTTGACGGAGCTACGCCTATTGCAGCATTCCAACCAGTTTCAGACTTTGCCGACCTTAACGACATCAATTTTTCCCTCACAGTGAACGGAGTAGAAAAGCAAAAGGGAAATACATCGCTTATGATCACGAGCCTTGCCAAGCTCATTGAGTACGTTTCTGCTTACATGACGCTCAACCCTGGAGATATTTTGCTAACAGGAACGCCGGCACATGGTGTTGAAAAAATCAATTCGGGAGACCTTATGGAAGGTTACTTGGAAGGAAAAAAGCTTTTGGTTACAAAAGTGAAATAA
- a CDS encoding DUF4403 family protein, with protein MNKLIVSIAIILMVLSFPACQQLKPERPEAETSLPPLQNELSRINFPVSYEVKRLEDLINKKLKGTVHEDLSYDNNGGDNLKLVVKRVGRIQLTAKNNVLKYNLPLNVWLQKKVLGKGKDGYNENKGMDFTVNLFLESSVALGRSWKLYTETKLKKVVWEKDPQLRISFIKVNIRGIVDNFLQKNSGLLTKQIDQAVGNGVNVKKSIQKVWVDIQKPILINKKVHKVWLKADPKEIGIGNIKTKGETLVIPLSISAFFTTMYGNSPKWKANKKLPSLKLNSIPPAGFNMVVLAKIPHSEINLLLASQLKGKELLIEDNELIINRVEVFGGGKKLFVRVSIKGDVSGDIYFQGTPTFDAKETAFFVDSFEFEVKTQEAVLSMADWLMHDTLKKQIKEALYISLEEEVKMLPELIYNGIEKGKSGKKFSLVVDKMDATVKDIIVTEGDIQVLLFANGKANLELEDL; from the coding sequence ATGAATAAACTGATAGTTTCGATTGCCATTATCTTGATGGTACTTTCCTTTCCTGCCTGCCAACAGCTCAAACCCGAAAGACCTGAGGCTGAAACCTCTTTGCCTCCTTTGCAAAATGAGCTTTCCCGTATCAATTTTCCTGTGAGCTACGAAGTAAAACGATTGGAAGACCTTATTAATAAAAAACTGAAAGGGACTGTTCATGAAGATCTTAGCTACGATAACAATGGAGGCGACAACTTGAAGCTAGTAGTGAAGCGAGTTGGGCGTATCCAGTTAACAGCTAAAAACAATGTGCTGAAATACAATTTACCTCTCAATGTTTGGTTGCAAAAAAAGGTGTTGGGAAAAGGGAAAGATGGGTATAATGAGAACAAAGGAATGGATTTTACCGTCAATTTGTTTTTAGAAAGCTCGGTGGCGCTTGGGAGAAGTTGGAAATTATATACCGAGACGAAGTTGAAAAAAGTAGTTTGGGAAAAAGACCCTCAGTTGCGTATCTCTTTCATAAAAGTGAATATAAGGGGGATAGTCGACAATTTTTTACAAAAGAATTCAGGCTTACTCACCAAACAGATAGATCAGGCGGTTGGGAACGGAGTGAATGTGAAAAAATCCATTCAAAAGGTGTGGGTGGATATCCAAAAACCGATTCTGATTAATAAAAAAGTCCACAAAGTTTGGTTGAAAGCAGACCCTAAGGAAATTGGAATTGGAAATATCAAAACTAAAGGTGAAACACTTGTTATTCCCCTAAGTATTTCCGCTTTTTTTACCACCATGTATGGCAATTCACCCAAATGGAAAGCGAATAAAAAGCTGCCTTCGCTAAAATTGAATTCGATACCTCCCGCTGGGTTTAATATGGTTGTTTTAGCAAAAATTCCTCACAGTGAGATTAACCTTTTGTTGGCTAGCCAGCTAAAGGGGAAAGAACTTTTGATAGAAGATAATGAGTTGATAATTAATCGTGTAGAGGTGTTTGGGGGTGGTAAAAAACTATTTGTAAGGGTTTCAATAAAAGGAGATGTGAGCGGTGATATTTACTTTCAGGGCACGCCTACCTTCGATGCTAAGGAGACCGCTTTTTTTGTAGATAGCTTTGAGTTTGAGGTGAAAACACAAGAAGCGGTACTGTCCATGGCCGATTGGCTGATGCACGATACCTTGAAAAAGCAAATCAAAGAAGCTTTATATATTTCTTTGGAGGAAGAAGTAAAAATGTTACCCGAACTGATTTATAATGGGATTGAAAAGGGGAAATCTGGAAAGAAGTTCAGTTTGGTAGTAGATAAAATGGATGCGACTGTCAAAGATATTATTGTGACAGAGGGAGATATACAAGTGCTGCTTTTTGCAAATGGGAAAGCAAATTTAGAGTTAGAAGATTTGTAA
- a CDS encoding DNA-3-methyladenine glycosylase translates to MTKIGQQFFEGNDVVAIAKNLLGKELYSSFDGIVTGGVIVETEAYCGETDRACHAFGGKRTPRTEVMFQEGGRAYVYLCYGIHSLFNIVTNKENRADAVLIRAIEPTLGLEEMLRRRQMKEVEYRLTAGPGALGKALGFATKHTGLPVFGETIWLEDQGGMYSDHEILASARVGVAYAGEDAFLPWRFRINKNPWCSKAK, encoded by the coding sequence ATGACGAAGATTGGTCAGCAATTTTTTGAGGGGAATGATGTGGTGGCTATCGCCAAAAACCTATTGGGGAAGGAGCTTTATTCAAGTTTTGATGGAATAGTTACTGGAGGGGTAATTGTAGAAACGGAAGCGTATTGTGGGGAAACCGATCGGGCTTGCCATGCTTTTGGAGGAAAACGTACACCTCGCACCGAGGTGATGTTTCAAGAAGGGGGTAGGGCGTATGTCTATTTGTGTTATGGCATCCATTCTCTTTTTAATATTGTTACCAATAAGGAAAACCGTGCTGATGCAGTTCTGATTAGGGCGATAGAACCTACGTTGGGGTTAGAAGAGATGCTGCGGAGAAGGCAGATGAAAGAGGTAGAATATCGGCTAACAGCAGGACCAGGTGCCCTGGGGAAAGCTTTGGGGTTTGCTACAAAACACACGGGACTGCCTGTTTTTGGGGAAACAATCTGGCTAGAAGATCAGGGGGGAATGTATAGCGACCATGAGATATTGGCGAGCGCTAGGGTGGGTGTGGCTTATGCTGGCGAAGATGCTTTTTTACCATGGAGGTTTAGAATAA